A single Panthera tigris isolate Pti1 chromosome A3, P.tigris_Pti1_mat1.1, whole genome shotgun sequence DNA region contains:
- the POLE4 gene encoding DNA polymerase epsilon subunit 4: protein MAAAAAGNGTPREEEGPSGEAAAPPPQAPTSVPGARLSRLPLARVKALVKADPDVTLAGQEAIFILARAAELFVETIAKDAYCCAQQGKRKTLQRRDLDNAIEAVDEFAFLEGTLD from the exons atggcggcggcggcggctggaaATGGGACACCCCGCGAGGAGGAGGGGCCCAGTGGGGAGGCAGCGGCCCCGCCGCCGCAGGCCCCGACGAGTGTGCCCGGAGCTCGTCTCTCGAGGTTGCCGTTAGCGCGAGTGAAGGCCTTGGTGAAGGCGGACCCCGACGTGACCCTCGCGGGACAGGAAGCCATCTTCATTCTGGCACGAGCAGCG GAATTATTTGTGGAGACCATTGCAAAAGATGCCTACTGCTGTGCTCaacaaggaaagaggaaaaccCTTCAGAGGAGAGATTTGG ATAATGCAATAGAAGCCGTGGATGAATTTGCTTTTCTGGAAG gaactTTGGATTGA